The genomic segment AAGACCCGCATCTCGCGTTTCCTTGCGGGACCGAAGGGGTTCTGCACCTCGGCCCATAGCGTTTGGTCTGCATCGAAAGAGAGCTCGTATGCGCGTTCCACGCCGTTTCGGGTTTGCAGGCCGTGCCACACGGACTGCCCCAAGTCGGCGAGCAGCTCCCCGGCTGGATTACCCCCGGTGCCAGCGTTCCCGCCGCTTCCCGCGACCCCGCCGACTCCGGCAGTTCCACCCATGCCGCCCCCAGCGGCGCCGGCGGTGCCAGCGTTCCCGGCGTTCCCGGCGTCGCCGCCAACCCCTGCAGTGCTGCCTCCCGCTCCCGCGACTCCACCTACGCCGCCTTGTGCTCCGCTGCCACCTGTTCCGCCTCCGCCGTCGTCTCCACCACAGGCAACGAACAGCCCGCATCCAAGGCACACACCGAACACGCTCAACCGCATCATGGGGATCTTCATTGGCTTCTCGCTGGGCCGCGCTTCGCGGCGTTCAAAAGTGGAAAATGCTGGAGGATGAGTGGCTCGAGGGGCTCAGCCCCGCCTGCGCCGACGGAGCGCAAGCAAGCCAAGGCCGAAGAGCAGCGCGGTGGAACCGTGGCTGTCGCCCCCACCGGTGGTGCGACAACCGCAGCCGCCGTCGTCACCTCCACCGCTTGCATTGTTCCCCGGGGAACCGCTAGCTCCAGCGCTTCCGCCGCTCGGGTTGCCCGCATCGCCGCCGGTGCCGGCAGTGCCCGCAGTGCCACCAGCGCCACCGCTCGGGTTCGCTGGTGGATCCGGGAGCCCAGGCACAGCGACGTTCAAGCAGGTCGCTGGGGCGTCTGAGAGCCCTGGCGGAAAGGCTCGGCTCACGGAGCCCTGATGTCCAGGGTCGAGGATCAGAGCTGCCAGGTCGGTGACGGCGCAGTCCGCCGTAGACGCATTGGGAGCGAAGCTCTCGAGCTTCCCGGAGTGGCACTCGACCGGCGCGTCCTCGGTGATGGTCGCCGGATAGTCCGTGCCGTCTTTGCGCACGCTCAGCAGCGCCTTGGTATCGATGCCGAGCGGAAACACGGCCGGACGCAGGTAGTCGCACACACCCGGCTGCATCCAAGCGGGCGTATGGCTCGCGTCGAAGGAGGCTGGTCCTTGATCACCGCTCGCCGGTACGACCATGCGGTGGTCGGCGAAGGTGACAGCGGCGATGTTGAAGGCGTGGGCATACAGCCCCGAGTCGAAGAGGTTGTCGAGCGCCGTGCCGTTCAGGTTCGGGTCCGCTGCCGCGCTCAGGCGCGTGTCGTACTCGCTGAGCACTGCGTCCTCCTTCGCTTCCAGCTCGTCGATCAGCGTCCCGACGTACTCCTCCGCCAGGTCGATGGCTTTGTCCTTCAGGGTGTCCTTGATCGGCTGAACGATGGGATCGAACACGGCGCGAATGATGTCCGCTGGCGGGATGTTGATGCCCAGGGTCTCCAGCGTGCTCTGCAAGTCCAGGTACCATTGGGGCAACACGGCCTGAGCGACTGTCTCGTAGTCCAGGTTGGTGATGTTGTTCGCCCAGTCCTTCATCGGCTGCATCAGCACGCCGAGTCGGCTCTTGCTGAGGCTGAACTGGGGAGCGCCCGGAGTCAGGGGGCTGTTCAGCTCGGTTGACAGCCCAGTCACCGTCTGCGCGTACGCCGGCATGAATCCGTAGAGGTCGTCGTGGAGCTTCTCGCTGAGCTTGTCGAACGCGCTTGGCAGCGGCTGATTGTTCGCATCGAAGCGCGGCGTCAGCATCGCGACGTAGGTCTTGTAGGTGGAGAACAGCACGGGGCAGCTGAAGTCGCAGTCGGTTTGGTCGTCTGGCGTCCCCAGCTGGCCGTCGCTGCCTGCAGTGACTCCAAGCTCGAACCCGTCAGCCGTGCTTGGGTCCTGTAGTTCGGCGATTCGCGTCTCGATATCCAAGCGGATGTCCAGTCGCTCGCGGTCGATCTCCTCGATGTAGAACGGGGCAAGCGCCAGGTGGTCCGCGGCCGGCAGCTCCGCGGAGTTGACGATGCTGACGAAGGAGGCGCCCGGGTTGGCGCTCTTCGCTGCTTCGAACTTCGCCCGTGCATGCTCGGTCATCGCGAGCCACACCGGGTTCTGCGTTCCGAAGTAGGTTCGGAGGACGAATCCTTGCGGAATCGTGTGCGCCAGGGTGCCCGCGCCGAAAGCACTCGGGCTCTGCTCGTACGCGGCCTTCTGGATTTGAGACTCGGCGACAATGTGGCGCACCACGTTGTCCCAGGAAGACTGCCGAGCTGAGGTGATGGGGGTGAGGGTGAACGTCTCACCGCTCATGTAGTTGACATAGTGATGCGCGATCGCGTCCGTCGAGCCGTGCAGAAAGCAACCCAGCGCGTACGCGCGCTCGGCGTCGGTCAGCGCTTCATCGTAGAGTAGCTGGCACTGGGCGTATGGTTGTTGGTGCAGCGCGTGGCTCGGATCCGTCATGCCGGGGAACACGGTGTTATCCGGACCGATGGCACCTGCGCGGAACTCCAATGGGTTGTCCCGAATGGCGCGCGCGTCCTCTTCGCTGAGGCTGACGCTGTAGCCGCTCAGCTTCAGGGCGACGCTGTTGCCTCCACCAGCGATCAATTCCTTGCGGATATCGTTGGCGATCATGATGTGAATGCGGGTCGAGAACGCATGAGCGTCACCAGCACTCGCTAGCAGCGCCAGACCACTGATCAGACTCGTCCCAAGAGCGCGTCGCGCCCATGTCCTCCCAAGCATTTCGCCAGGCTAACGCGAGTCGCGTTACGTGGCCGCCTCTATTTTGGTGCACAACGGCCGTGCTCTGACGTTTTGCGGATGGGAACGCAGGGTTCGTTCCCTTTGGAGCGAGCGCTACAGAGCTCCTTCAGTCCTACGGCGCTCGAGGCGGATGGCGTTTTCGTGCGCAAAACGCGGCGCCGCCCAGGGAGGCCGCATTAGCCAGGCGTAGCCTGAGTCGTACTCGCAACCTCGCAGCCCATTCGGCTGGTCAGCCAAATGCGAGTCTTGGTTCCGGTTCTGACACGGCGTTGGGGCATCGCTAGCGTGCGTGCGAAAGCTGAACCCAGAGTCACTAGACCCTCCCGGCAGAGTCACTAGACCCGCCCAGCTTGACCACGACGTGCCTCGCGCCACCAGCGCTCGAAGCAGGCGCTTTGGACAACGTACCGTGCGGATACGCGGCGCCCCGACCTTCGCAGCGCTCGCGAACTGGGCTGGATTCGGACTAGCCTGTCAATCAAAGTCCGACCTCGCGCGCGCAAGGCTTGTTTCGTTGCCACAATCGCACCAACGTTGGAAACTGCGGCCAATGGACCCGATGTGGATCGCAGCCGTCGTGAACCCCGCCGTGACCGCGGTCGTGGTGAGCGCGTTGACGCAGCACTTCATCACCCGCCGTACGACGGAGCGCATCAAGCAGCTCGAGAGCGACCTGGCCACGCGACGCTTCGATCATCAGCAGGCGAGCGAGGGCGAAGCGCGGCGCCGGGAGCGTGTTCGCGAAGCGGTGGACCGCTGGGGGGACGACGCGTTCGACGCGGTGAAGAGCCTGCGTCGGCGCCTCGACAACATCTTGGTCAGCGGCGCCCACGTCGCATTGGCCCAAGACTGCGAGGAGCACATCGCCCCCAGCTGGTCGATGACTCACAGCTACTACATGAACTCCACGCTCTACCTGTTCGCTCGGCTATTTTTCATGGATCGCATCCTGCGCCTCGAGATCGGGGAAGAGGTGTTCGGCGCTCGCGATGCAAAGGACGAAGTGGTGAGTGAGCTCGACCGCATGATCCGTGAGCTGTCCAGCAATCGCCTCCACACCGGCGAAGGGGATCGTCAGGTCTTTCGCTTGCAGCAGCAGGCGATTGGTGAGGCCGTCACTCAACCCGTAGCCCCTGGTAGTCCGGCAAGCCCCTTGCAGTGCCTGACTTACGTGGACTTCCTCTCCAAGCTCGGTGAGGCGGGGGGCATGCTCCCCACCGTGATCGAACCCCTGCGGCTCTTGCTGTGCGACCTCGACATCGAGTCCACACGCGGGGAGCGCCTGCGTGGGTTCAATCAAGCACTCGCCACGCTGCAGAGCGTCTTGGAGCAGCGGCTCGCTCCGTTAGTTTCCGGGCGGCCATCCTGAAGGCTTCAGACCCGTTGCTTGTCTGCGCCTTGCCGGCGCGAACTCGCGTGGGGGCGACCGGTGCTGGTGTGTGAGTGGGCGGCCCTCCAATGCGTTGGAGGTGCTATGGTCCCGCAGTGTCTGCTAGCCGACCAACCACCGGTGGCCGCTTCGTGGCGCGCCGCATCACGCTGACCGACGGCTGCGTCCAGTACGACCTCGCGCTTTCGACCCCGGAAGCGGATTGGGCCGGTGTGGCCCGGGTCGAGCTGGAGCGCGGCGGGGTCGAGCTGGAGCTGAATTGCCTTGGGGAAAAACATGAGGCGCCCCCGGACTGGCTCGCGGCACACGTCACTGCGGCGCTGCGTTCAGCCTGGCGAGGCGTGGAATCGCCTCGCACCGCGAAGGTCGACGACTTCCCACGTCGGTTGACCCGCTGGCGGGCGCCGCTACCAGGGAAGGAGTCGTCGTCGGCGTGACCCACCGCGGGCCAGCTGGTCAGCGCAGCGGTGTGCTCACGCTGCTGACCGACTTCGGGTTGAAGGACCCGTTCGTTGGCATCATGCACGGCATCGTACTCCAGCGCGCGCCCAATGCGCGCATCGTGGATCTGACTCATCACATCCGCCCTCAAGACATTCGAGCTGGAGCCTTCTACCTGCGGCACGCCTTTCATTGGTTTCCGCGAGGCACCGTCCACGTGGCGGTGGTCGACCCCGGGGTCGGGAGTCAGCGCCGCGCACTGGTCGTCAGTGTGCAAGGACATTGCTTCGTGTTGCCTGACAACGGCTTGGTGGGGGAGGTGCTGGCGCTGGCACGGCGTCGGGGCGATCAGGCGGAGGTTCGGGAGATCGACGTGAGCTCGCCGGGGCTGAAAGTCGAGCTCACGAGTCACACATTTCACGGGCGAGATTTGTTCGCGCCGGTCGGCGCCAAGCTGGTGGCGGGCCTGCCATTCGCGGAGGTCGGCGCGGAGGTCCACGAAGTCGTTCCAACTCCCAACCAAGCCGTCTTGAAGCTGGCCACTGGTTTCGAGGCGGAGGTGGTGGTGGTGGACCACTTCGGCAATGGCATCACGAACCTCGAGCTCGCGGAGTACTGCCCCGAGGCGCTCAAAGAGCCGCGCCGCTTTCGCGTGCGCGTACAGCACTTGGATATCCCGCTCGTCCGCACCTATTCAGAGGTCGCGGAGGGGGAGCTGTGTGCGTTGGTGAACTCCTTCGGCACTCTGGAAATCGCCGAGCGCAACGGTAGTGCCGCGCGGCAACTAACGCGGCTGTTGCACGGTGATCCTCCAACGAACGCGGATTCTTGGGGGGTGAGCAGCCGCGTTCGGTTGCTCGAGATCGCCGCGCGCCCCGATTGAACTAGCCACGCGAGACCCGCGAGACCGCTGTTGAACGAGCTCATCCCAGCGGGAGTTGCTTGTAGGCGGTCGCGCTGCCGATCACCGCAACTTTCAGATCGCGCTGCTGGGGGTCGTTGCCGATGTCCGCCGTTTCCAGGCGGAGATTGGCAAGTGCGTCGTACCCAGCGCGCTCGGCGTCGGCTTTGAGTCGTACCAACGCTTCTCGGCGTGCGCGCGCCATCACCTCGCTGACGTTCTCCATCTCCCCACCGAAGAAGTTCACCAGCGCAGCCAAAAACGCCTGGAAGCGATCCAGGCCCCATACCAGCTCCACGGTGACCAAGCGCGGCGGAAGCTGAGGCGAGCCGTCATAGTGCTTCGCGTTGCTGACGCGCACATGGCTGAGCTCGCGTTCGCGCTCGGCGAGGGACTCGCGATGACGCGCCCGTCGGCGCGCACCCCAGTACCAACCGATGAAGAGCAGCGAGCTGACGGAGAGAACTCCGATGATCGCTTCCATCAGCTCTCCGGAACGAGCAAAACGGCGGTGCCGTAGGCATACAGCTCGGCGGCGCCGGCAGTCACCGCGCTCGTGGAGTAGCGAACGTTGATTACGGCGTTTGCACCCAGGCGAGTCGCCTCGTCCAGCATGCGCTGCGTCGCCTGCTGGCGGGACTCTGTGAGCAGCTCCGTGTACTCCGAGAGCTCTCCGCCCACGATGTTCTTCAGCCCAGCTAGGAAATCGCGGCCAAAGTTCTTGGCGCGCACGGTGTTTCCTTGGACGAGCCCCAGCACCCGCTGCACGCGATAGCCCGCTACTGTTTCGGTGTTGACGACGATCATCAGGAGTTTGGTATCGCACAAGCTGGCGTCGGCGAGCAGTGGGAGTGCGCTCCCGTACACCTTCGGCGGGTGTTGCGAGCAGACTGCGCCACGCAAGAGCGGCCCGCCGGGGAATCCGCGCTGGCCTCGCTGCGGTAGCTCCGACAGTATTCCGGGGTGCCTGCGCGTCTGATGCATTTTTCCTCCGCCACCGGGTCCACCTCCACTGCCTCCTGGCGTCGTCGCCCGTTCGCTTCGCTGCTCTTGTTGTGCGGTGCCCTGGCAGGGTCCACATGCGCCTGCGCTGGTGCACAAGCACAGCCCGCGGCAGCCCCCGGCAAGGCAGTCAAGGCCGCGCCGAAGCCGCCTCGCGATCCCGCGAAGGCGCTCGAGCAGGGCAAAGACCTGTTGGTGAAGAGCAAGTACCCCGAAGCGGAAGCCAACCTGCGGGCGGCGCTAGTGGGCAAGCAAAAGGCGGAGGCGGAGACCCGCCTAGCGGAGCTCTTGCTGATCACCGGTCGTTACGACGATGCGGTGTCGACGGCGAAATCTGCAGCCAAGAGCAAGCAGTTCAAGGCGGAGGCCAGCACGATCGCCGCCAAGGCCCTGCGCGCCGAAGGCAAGCTGGACGAGGCCCTCGATTGGTTGGCAAAAGTCGAGAAGGACCCCGACGCTCGCGCTGCGCGCCTACTCCAAGGAGAAATCCTCCTGGAAAAAGGCGACCGTCGCGCAGCGGAGTCGCCGCTGATGACGCTGATCGAAGACTACAACAGCGATAAGATCAACGACACGGACGCCACCGGCCTCGCGATGGTCGGGCGCGCTGCCCACCTCCTACGCTCACCCCAAGACGCGAACGATGCGTTCAACGAGGCGGAGCGCGCCAAGGCCGGGGACATCCAAACGCTGCTCTGGCGCGCTGAGCTGTTCCTCGAAAAGTACGATCCAGGACACGCCGAAGAGGTCATCAAAGAAGTACTGACCCAGGCGCCGAATCACCCCGAGGCGCTGGTGTGGATGGCCCACGTCAAGCTGGCCCAAGCGCTGGATTTCGACGCGGCGACTCGCTTGGTCAACCAGGCCCTGAAGACCAACCCCAAGCTGGGGAATGCCCACTTCGTGCTCGCTGGTATCAACCTGCGGGACATGGAACTCGCCGACGCGGATCAACACCTGGACGACGGGCTGAAGTACAACCCTCGAGACCTCGACCTGCTGAGCCTCAAGGCGGCGGTGCGTTTCCTCGCGGATGATGACGCCGGTTTCCAGAAGGCGAAGCGCAAGGTGCTCAAGCTGAACCCACAGTACTCGCGCATGTTCCAGATCGTCGGGGAGTACGCGGAGTGGGAGCATCGCTACGACGAAATCGTCGAGATGATGCGCGAGGCGATCAAGATCGACTCCGAGGACGCCAAGGCAGAGGCTCAGCTGGGCCTGAACCTGATCCGCGCCGGAAATGACCAGGAGGGCCTGAAGGCGCTGAACTCCGCCTTCGACAAAGACGCCTTCAACGTGCGTGTGTTCAACACGCTCAACCTGTACGAGAAGACCATCCGCAAGGACTACGAGTCCGTGCAAGAAGGCCAGTTCACCTTCCGCTACTACAAGAAGGAGAAGGCCATCCTCGAGCGCTACATCCCCGGACTGATGCGCGACGCCTGGAAGGCCATGGTCAAGTACTACGGCTTCACTCCGAGTCAGCCGATCGGCGTGGAGCTGTATGCGGAGCGGCAAGACTTCGCGATCCGTACCAGCGGCCTACCGGGCACGGCGATCCAGGGCGTGTGCTTCGGCAAGACGCTGGCCTCGATGAGCCCCTACAACGAGACCTTCAATGTCGGCATGACGGTGTGGCATGAGCTGGCCCATGTTTTCCACATACAAATGAGCAAGAGCCACGTTCCGCGCTGGTTCACCGAAGGCATGGCGGAGTACGAGACAATCGTCGCGCGGCCGGAGTGGCAGCGCGAGCAAGATCAAGATCTGTTCGCCGCCCTGCGGGACGATCGCCTGCCGAAGCTCGGCAATATGAACAAGGCGTTCACGCGTGCCGAAGAGCTCAGCGACATCGCCACCGCGTACTACGCATCGAGCCAAATCTTGGTGATGCTGGGGGAGAAGTACGGCCGCGCGAAGCTCAACAAGATGCTCGAGCTGTGGGCCGCGGGCAAACGTACCCCAGAGGTGCTCAAGCTCGCATTGGGCAAGGACAGCACCGAGCTCGACAAGGAGTTTGCGGCGTTCACGGGGAAGCTCTTGGCTCGCTACAAGACACAGTTCATGCCCATCCGCCGCACGGGCCCGTTCGAGGACGCCGAAGATGCGGCGAAGAAAGACCCGAGCAACGCACGCGCCCAGACCGTCTACGCTCTAGCGCTGTTACGCCAAGGCAAAGCCAAGCAGGCAGACTCGGCGCTTCAGGCTGCGGTGAAGGCTGACCCGAAGTTTGCCGATGCGATCTATCTCCAGGCTCAGCTCGCCATGGCCAAGCGCGACGCTGGCGAAGCCAAGCGCTTCTTGAAGCAGCTCATCACCAACGGCGACGATGGCTATGCGGTAAGGATGCTACTCGCGGACATTGCCGAAGCCACCGGCGACGCCGCGGGCATGAAGGCTGAACTCGAGGCTGCAAGCAAGCTCGACCCCAGCATGGCTGAGCCGGTGCAAGCGTTGGTCGACCTGGCTACCAAGAGCAAAGACGCGGCCGGGGAGCTGGACGGCCTCCGTAAGCTCGCGAAGCTCGAGCAGCACGATCCACGGGTTTATCGCCGCTTGATGGAGCGCCTGCTCGAGAAGAAGGAGCTGGCAGAGGCCCGGGCCGCGGGAGAAGCGGCTACCTGGGCCGACCTAGAGGGCATGGACACGCACCGGGTGTTCGGGGAAGTGCTGCTGGCTTCAAAAATGGTGCCGCGGGCGATCTTCGAGGGCCAATCCGCGTTGTTGTGCAGGGGTCGCCCGAAGGACCAAGCCAAGGTCCACGACCTACTGGCCCGAGCTTATGCCGCTGTTCCGAACGCGAAGGAGGCGGCTAAACACCGCAAGCTCGCGACCGAAGTGCTGAAGAAAGCCAAGTAGCACAAGGATTCCGCGGGGAACAAATCGAGGCAATCTGCGCCGCGCTGGCGCGAGCTGCTTGGCAGACTTGCGCCCGACGATTTGATACTGTCGACGCTCACCGCAACGGAAAGGGGCGAAGCGTGAAAATTGCGATGCTGGCTCGGAACGCCAACCTGTACTCCCATCAGCGTATCAAGGAGGCAGCGGAAGCGCGCGGCCACCAGTTCGACATCATCGATACGCTACGGTGCTACCTGAACATCAAGGCTTCGGGTTCGTCGCTGTTCTATCGGGGCAAGGAGCTCGAGTACTACGACGCTGTCATTCCGCGTATCGGCGCTTCGGTTACTTTCTACGGCCTGGCAGTGCTGCGTCAGTTCGAGATGATCGGCACCTATCCGCTGAACGAGTCGGTGGCCATCGGCCGCTCCAGAGACAAGCTGCGTTCGATGCAGCTCCTGGCTCGCAAGGGCATTGGTTTGCCGAACACCACCTTCGCCCATGAGTCGCGCTTCACCGGGGAAATCATCGAGACGGTGGGTGGCGCGCCGGTCGTGATCAAGTTGCTCGAAGGGACCCAGGGCATCGGTGTGGTGCTCGCCGACACGCCACGTTCCGCCAAGTCCGTGGTCGAGGCGTTCCGCGGTGCTGGCGTCAACATCCTGGTTCAACAGTTCATCAAGGAGGCTGGCGGCTCCGACGTGCGCGCATTCGTGATTGGCGACAAGGTGGTCGCTGCGATGCAGCGCAAGGGCGCGGAAGGTGAGTTCCGCTCCAACCTACACCGAGGCGGGAGCGCCGCTGCCGTCAAACTGAGCAGCGTGGAGCGCGCCACGGCGCTCGCCTCCGCGAAGGCGATGGGGCTCAACGTTTGCGGTGTGGACATGCTCCGCTCCAACACTGGGCCGGTCGTGATGGAGGTCAACTCCTCACCCGGCCTGGAGGGCGTGGAGAAGGCGACGGAAGTGGACGTCGCTGGCAAGATCATCGAGTTCATCGAGGCCAACGCCAAGCCGAACAAGACCAAGACGAAGGGCAAGGGCTGACCTGACTTCCCAGGCTCAGCGGAGCCGGCCACTCGGCGGGCCACAACACTGCTACTGCCAGCGCAGTGTCAGGAGCAACGGCGTGGCCTGCTTCGCAATGGAGCGGAAGTGGTAGCGTCGCCCAGTGACCAAGCTCGCAGACGGACTGGTGCGTGGGGAAGACAACGTGGTGCGCTGTTGGTGGGGCGCACAGCCCGAGATCTACCAGCGCTACCACGACACGGAGTGGGGCTTCCCCGTCAGCGACGACAAGCGCCTGTTCGAGAAGCTTTGCCTAGAGGGTTTTCAGTCCGGCTTGAGCTGGCTCACGATCCTGAACAAGCGAGAAAATTTCCGCAAGGCATTTGAGGGGTTTGACTTCGCGCGGGTCGCGCGCTTCACGGACAAGGACGTGGCGCGTCTGCTCGCAGATGCCGGCATCGTGCGCCATCGCGGGAAGATCGAGTCGACGATCAACAACGCAAAGCGCACGCTGGAGCTGGTGAAAGAACACGGCTCGTTGCATGCGTTCGTGCAAAGTTTCACCCCTCCCCCCCAAACCCGACCGAAGCGCTGCACGAAGCAGGCGCTCTTGGCTCTATCGAAGACACCGGAGTCCGTGGCGCTGAGCAAGGCGCTCAAGCAGCGGGGGTTTAGCTTCGTCGGGCCCACCACGGTGTACGCCTTCATGCAGGCGATGGGTCTGGTGAACGACCACGTCGAAGGTTGCCCAGTGCGTCTGCAGGTGGAGGCAGCGCGGCGGGGCTAGCCCCTGCTTCCACTCTAGCGTTTAGCCGCGCGGAAAGTGCGCCGGGCCTGGCCGACGCTGATGCGTTGCCACTTGGCGTAGGTGCGGATCGCGCGCTCGGTGAGCTGGTTGTCCGAGTCGTTTTCTCCCAGGCCTTTGGCGACCGCGTCGACCAGGTAGCCTTCGGGTGCCATCAAGGTCTGGGTAGAGACCAAGTTCTTCGAGCCCGCCTGCTCGAGTGAGTTGCTGAAGTAGCGATCGGAATAGCAGGCGAGCACGAAGGCTGGGTGCGCCGGCTGGGGGCGCTTGAGCGCATCTGCTGGTGTTGGGCTTGGCAGCCGCTTGCCGTCCATCAGTCGGTTGTGGCCTGCGTAGCCTGCGACGTGAATCGTCTCGCTCCTGAGCTGCTTGCCCTCGGGGCGCTTGGGATCGTTGAAGCTAACGGTCGCTCCTTCGGTGGCGTTCTTCCACAAATCGTCGACGGCGCGATCAATCTTGCTGCCGTGCACCGCCTGGAGCACCACCAGCTGTTCGATCCGGCACTCGGGGGATTGCTCCCCTGCTGCGGTCGCGTGCTTGGTGCAGCGAGCCAACTTCCAATTCTTCGCGGAAACGTAGCGGCGATAGACGACTCGCTCGAGGTAGACGTCGTCTTGCTGCTTGACCTCGACGCGCTCCCAGCCGCTGCGCTTGCCATCGAAGATGCGGCGCGCGCCGAAGATGGCTCCCCAGTACAGGTTCGTCTCGAGGCGTCCCGGTTGACCTGCCCAGCTCGCACCGCAGTCGATTTGCGCGTTGGAGCACAGCGGCACGGTGACGTGAATCAAGAGCGGCCTGCCCGCTTCGAGATCCGTCTTGATGCTTGGGTAGGCGTCCCCCCAGCCCGCCTCCGCTTTCGGGGCTGACGCTGGAGGCTTGCTCTTGCTAGCCCCGGAACTGCGAGTTTTGCCGAGCTTTTCCGCAGTTGCCGCTGTGGAGCAGAGCAGGATTGCAGCCGCAATCAGCATTCGGACGGTACGCGAAGGCATGAGGAGCTATCGACGATGAGCCCCAGAGTGTGACTCGGGAGCTGACTTTTACGACTCGCCGGAGCGCGCTACCCTTGGATGTTGGCGCCTCACGGTGCCGCGTTGGAGAGGGGGGAACATGGCGTCTATCAACGTTCATGATACGGCCGTGCTGTTTATCGACTTCCAGCACGATGTATGCGCTCGCGGTGGGCGCATGGTGAGCCAATCCGATGAAGTGATCGCTAGCTTCGAGGGCGTCCGCTCCCAGGCGGGTTGGTTACTCGAGCAGCTCAGGGATCTGCCGCCCGGCGCGCCTCACTACGCGTTCGTGGCCCATGG from the Polyangiaceae bacterium genome contains:
- a CDS encoding SAM-dependent chlorinase/fluorinase codes for the protein MTHRGPAGQRSGVLTLLTDFGLKDPFVGIMHGIVLQRAPNARIVDLTHHIRPQDIRAGAFYLRHAFHWFPRGTVHVAVVDPGVGSQRRALVVSVQGHCFVLPDNGLVGEVLALARRRGDQAEVREIDVSSPGLKVELTSHTFHGRDLFAPVGAKLVAGLPFAEVGAEVHEVVPTPNQAVLKLATGFEAEVVVVDHFGNGITNLELAEYCPEALKEPRRFRVRVQHLDIPLVRTYSEVAEGELCALVNSFGTLEIAERNGSAARQLTRLLHGDPPTNADSWGVSSRVRLLEIAARPD
- a CDS encoding heavy metal-binding domain-containing protein; its protein translation is MEAIIGVLSVSSLLFIGWYWGARRRARHRESLAERERELSHVRVSNAKHYDGSPQLPPRLVTVELVWGLDRFQAFLAALVNFFGGEMENVSEVMARARREALVRLKADAERAGYDALANLRLETADIGNDPQQRDLKVAVIGSATAYKQLPLG
- a CDS encoding YbjQ family protein, producing MIVVNTETVAGYRVQRVLGLVQGNTVRAKNFGRDFLAGLKNIVGGELSEYTELLTESRQQATQRMLDEATRLGANAVINVRYSTSAVTAGAAELYAYGTAVLLVPES
- a CDS encoding tetratricopeptide repeat protein, giving the protein MHFSSATGSTSTASWRRRPFASLLLLCGALAGSTCACAGAQAQPAAAPGKAVKAAPKPPRDPAKALEQGKDLLVKSKYPEAEANLRAALVGKQKAEAETRLAELLLITGRYDDAVSTAKSAAKSKQFKAEASTIAAKALRAEGKLDEALDWLAKVEKDPDARAARLLQGEILLEKGDRRAAESPLMTLIEDYNSDKINDTDATGLAMVGRAAHLLRSPQDANDAFNEAERAKAGDIQTLLWRAELFLEKYDPGHAEEVIKEVLTQAPNHPEALVWMAHVKLAQALDFDAATRLVNQALKTNPKLGNAHFVLAGINLRDMELADADQHLDDGLKYNPRDLDLLSLKAAVRFLADDDAGFQKAKRKVLKLNPQYSRMFQIVGEYAEWEHRYDEIVEMMREAIKIDSEDAKAEAQLGLNLIRAGNDQEGLKALNSAFDKDAFNVRVFNTLNLYEKTIRKDYESVQEGQFTFRYYKKEKAILERYIPGLMRDAWKAMVKYYGFTPSQPIGVELYAERQDFAIRTSGLPGTAIQGVCFGKTLASMSPYNETFNVGMTVWHELAHVFHIQMSKSHVPRWFTEGMAEYETIVARPEWQREQDQDLFAALRDDRLPKLGNMNKAFTRAEELSDIATAYYASSQILVMLGEKYGRAKLNKMLELWAAGKRTPEVLKLALGKDSTELDKEFAAFTGKLLARYKTQFMPIRRTGPFEDAEDAAKKDPSNARAQTVYALALLRQGKAKQADSALQAAVKADPKFADAIYLQAQLAMAKRDAGEAKRFLKQLITNGDDGYAVRMLLADIAEATGDAAGMKAELEAASKLDPSMAEPVQALVDLATKSKDAAGELDGLRKLAKLEQHDPRVYRRLMERLLEKKELAEARAAGEAATWADLEGMDTHRVFGEVLLASKMVPRAIFEGQSALLCRGRPKDQAKVHDLLARAYAAVPNAKEAAKHRKLATEVLKKAK
- the rimK gene encoding 30S ribosomal protein S6--L-glutamate ligase, with product MKIAMLARNANLYSHQRIKEAAEARGHQFDIIDTLRCYLNIKASGSSLFYRGKELEYYDAVIPRIGASVTFYGLAVLRQFEMIGTYPLNESVAIGRSRDKLRSMQLLARKGIGLPNTTFAHESRFTGEIIETVGGAPVVIKLLEGTQGIGVVLADTPRSAKSVVEAFRGAGVNILVQQFIKEAGGSDVRAFVIGDKVVAAMQRKGAEGEFRSNLHRGGSAAAVKLSSVERATALASAKAMGLNVCGVDMLRSNTGPVVMEVNSSPGLEGVEKATEVDVAGKIIEFIEANAKPNKTKTKGKG
- a CDS encoding DNA-3-methyladenine glycosylase I; amino-acid sequence: MVRGEDNVVRCWWGAQPEIYQRYHDTEWGFPVSDDKRLFEKLCLEGFQSGLSWLTILNKRENFRKAFEGFDFARVARFTDKDVARLLADAGIVRHRGKIESTINNAKRTLELVKEHGSLHAFVQSFTPPPQTRPKRCTKQALLALSKTPESVALSKALKQRGFSFVGPTTVYAFMQAMGLVNDHVEGCPVRLQVEAARRG